The nucleotide window TATACGCAAGTCCTGTCGTGCGACCAATGCCTCTCAGACTACTGCCTTTGCTATGCGCCTGTAGCACTTGCCGAATTTGCTCCGCGCTCACTTGGCGATGGTAGTACAAGGTGTCAAAGCGTTTGTTGAACGTTTGCTTACACTGGGGACAGAAATATCGCTGACTAGCGTTTGGGGCTTTACTGTGTTTATGCGTGCGGAGATGACCACAGAGTCGGCATTTCATAGATTGTGCTTGAAAGTAGATGCCTCTCTACTTTACCAAACCCACCATAGCTTGATGCACCATCAGCCACGGACTATGGCCTAATCTGCGTTCAACACTTTACGAAACACGATCTTGTCATCACCCGCCGTGTAGAAATCTCGGATGCGCGCCTCCTTCTCGTAGCCGCACTTCTCGTAGAACGTCCGAGTGCGCTCGTAGTTCGGCAGCCCCGATGTCTCGACTAGTAACAGCCGCTGGCCGCTCATCCGCAGGGCATTTTCCACATGCTGCATCAGCATCGTCCCGTGCCCCCGTCCCTGGCAATCGGGCCGTACCGCAATCATGTACAAATACCACGTTCGATCTGCCATCAAATCTGGTGCATAGTAGGCGGCTCCACACAGCTCCCCCGCCTCCTCGTCGCTGACCCACACATGGCCCTTGTCGAGATTACCGCCAAAATAGTCTGCCAGCACTTTGCCCAGCGCTTCGGTTTCGTTCGCGGGGAACATCCCAGCTGCCACAGCTAGCGCAATTATTGCTGATGCATCGTCAGGTGTCGTGGGTTGGATCATGGAAGTTCCAGGGGTATCTGCTCCCAAAGTTGATGCGTCTCTTCTCGCGGCATAATGCCTCTGTTCACCTGCTTGTTAACTCTACTCGATGTCCATCAGGGTCTGCCACAACTGCACGTCGTCCCCAAGCTGAATCCGCAGGGGGTGAAACAATTGAAGCCCCATGCTGTTTGAGTTTGCAAACAACATCATCTACAGAAGACACTTGAAATCCTAGCCGAGTTGCTTTTGTTGGCACTGTTCCAGGAGTACACGGATAAATCTCAAACGTAATAGAACCTAGCTCACTAGCAAAATGCTCTAAACCATTACCATGCTGATGTTTGATGAAAGACAAACCTAATCGTTGGTAGAACACAGCGGCTTGTTCAACGTTACTTGAGCGAATGACAACAAGATTAAGTTGAACTTCACTCATTGCTGCTACTAATTTCTGAACATGATTCATCCTGGTGCAGAACTCGGACCATTTCTGCACCAGGATGTTTGAACAAGACATCAAACTCACTGTTGGGCATTCTCAAAGTTTCAGGAACGAGATGAGGTTAGATGGGGTGCGTGACTACTAGCCCCTGCCCAGGAAAGAGAATAACGGTAATTTCACCCCCACGCAGGCATCCTAAAACTCGTGCTGGAACACGCGCATAAAAGGATGAATTATCTTCTATATGGTGCATCGGTGCATTCTAAAGTGCAATAGCTGAAAACTAGCAATACCCCTTTGACAAAAAACATCCGTTGAGCTGAGTCTTGGTAGGACAAGGCGCGAGGAAGGTACCACCGGGCGTTGAAATGAGATCCGCCAGAAAGGGCCACCACTCGAACAGGGATTGAGTAGGCATCAGAGAGTATAAAGACAATGACCCAAAAAACGATTGCTCCTCTACATACCCAGAGGAGCGATCGTTTTTTGGCAACTGAATCAAGCTAAAGGGTTAAGGCAGCGTGTAAAATTAACTAGAGCAATTTTTCTGGAAGAGCTTTTTATAGGATAGTCATCCTAGTCTTTCCTCTAAACAATTTATTCTTACGAGAGTCCTAACTGAATTTGCTAAATCTTCAAGCTTTTCAAACAGCGTCTCAATGGAGTTTTTAGTTCAAATTGCTACTTGCAGTTTGAAGCAATCTTGTAGTTCACAACAGATACCTTAAAAGACTGAATTACAACGTTAGTGCTACCCGAATTGGCATCGTAATGACAAACTCGGTGCCTTGCCCGAGTTCAGAGATACACTCCAGTTGACCCCCATGTTTTTCAACCACAATTTGATAGCTAATGGGTAACCCCAAACCCGTCCCTTTACCAATGGGCTTGGTCGTAAAGAAAGGCTCAAACAGCTTGGTCTTGAATTCCTCCTTGATCCCCACTCCGTTGTCCGCAATCCGGATACAGACGTGATGTTGATCTAACATTTCTGTGCGAATCCAAATGGTAGCCCTGTCGAGGGCTTGGCTATTACCTCTGGGCAACCAACAACTCAGCATCGATTCCTCCAAGGCATCAATGGCGTTGGCAATTAAGTTCATGAACACCTGGTTCAATTGGCCTGGGTAACACTCAATTTCAGGCAGAACCCCATACTCCTTGATCAGCTGAATCCCTCCATGTTCTGGCTTTGCTTTCAGGCGATGTTGCAGAATCAGGAGCGTACTCTCAATCCCTGCGTGAATATCTACAACTTTGAGTTCAGCCTCGTCCAAGCGAGAAAAGTTCCGTAAGCCTTGCACAATCTCCAGAATTCTGCCCGTTCCTAGTTTCATCGAGGATAAGGTTTTCGGCAGGTCAGACAAAAGAAAATCGAGGTCAATGCTTTCTGCTTCTGCTTGCACTGCTGAGACAGGATGGGGATAGTGTTGCTGATACACCTGAAGCAAACTCAGGACATCTTGGATGTATCGATCGAGATGAGTGACATTGCCATGCACAAAATTAATCGGGTTATTGATTTCGTGGGCGATTCCTGCCACCAGCTGACCGAGTGCAGACATCTTTTCACTTTGCACCAACAGCATCTGCGATTGTTGCAATTGGGTTAGAGCATTGGATAACGCAGCGGTTCTCTGCGCCACTCGCTTCTCCAAGTCTCGGTTGAGGTGATAGAGCTTGAGGTGGATGTTGACTCGGGCCAGCACTTCCTCCTGTTGAAAAGGTTTAGTAATGTAATCGACGGCTCCGAGGGTTAAGCCCTTGACCTTGTCTACAGTGTCAGCTAGCGCCGTCATAAAGATGACCGGAATCTCTTGCGTGGTTGGCGCAGCTTTGAGGCGACGGCAGGTTTCAAACCCATCGATGCCTGGCATCATCACATCCAGCAAGACCAGGTCTGGACAGACCGATTTCAATCTCTCCAGGGCACTTTCCCCACTCTTCGCCACTAACACTCGATACCCTGACTCTTTGAGCAACTCAAACAACACCTTGGTATTGTTCGGATTGTCATCCACAATCAGAATTAGACTCGTTTGATGAGTGCTCATAGCGGGACCTACGTAACTGGTTCAACCTGTTGCTTCACAAACTTCAAGATTGCTTCGTCATCCATTGCCTGTGCAAACTGAAGCAATTGCTGGGCGAAGGGCTGATACTGCACGTTGAGTTGCGCCAGTCGTTGAGCTTCCTGCTCGACACTGTCGATGTCACCGATGCGCGCCGCTGCATATAGCGCTTCAAGTTCCGCAACGGGAGGGGCAATGAGTTCACAAACAGCAGAATTGGTGGCTGAGGGTTGTGCCTGCTGATGATTAATCTCATAAATCCAGGTGAGACCAAGATGCTGGCGGAACTGTTCGAGCAATTCATCGGATTGCACGGGTTTCGGCAGAAAATCATTGCAGCCTGCTTGCTGACTTTGCTGGCGATCGAAGTTGAAGACACTCGCAGAAGAGGCAATAATCGCCGTGGTTTGAAACTCAGGGAGCGATCGCAGCTTTTGAGTCATCTCCAGTCCCCCTAGCACCGGCATGACCAAATCAGTGAGAACTAGGTCAGGTTGCCGCTCTAAAGCTTTGTCATAGCCCTCTTGACCATTTACCGCCTCCATGAGTTCAAATCCTAAAGGCTCTAGTAGGTTGACAATCACAGAGCGATTTTCCCACCGGTCATCAACAATCAGTACTTTACGCTTCTCACCCTCATAGCCTACGACCAAGCTCGCTGGGTTCCCATTGTTCGACTCTACCCACTCGTCCGATTCGGTGAGTTCGACATCAAACCAAAACTTGCTGCCTTGACCCGGCATACTTTCAACCTTAATTTCGCTGCCCATCATTTGCACGATTTGCAAGCTGATGGCGAGCCCCAAACCAGTGCCTTCTGCCATCCGTTCTTGGTCCCCGACTTGTTCAAACGGCATGAAGATCTTCTCAACTTGCTCTGAGGTCATGCCAACCCCTGTGTCTTCCACTTGAAAGCGAATCTTGACGGAGGATGAGTGGCGGGTATTGGCAGATGGCTGGCGATCGCTCTGAGGCGACTCTGCCACCACCCCGACCTTGAACGTCACACCCCCTTGGTCTGTGAATTTAATCGCGTTGCCCAACAGGTTAATCAAGACTTGGCGCAGTCGCTTGTCATCGGCATACACAGCCTTGGGCAAACGGTTCAGGACTTCGTAGGTAAAACGAATTTCCTTTTGCTCAGCTTTGATACGGCACATTTCCACAATGCTAGTGAGGAAGGAGTCAACGTGGAAATTCTTGGAGAAAAACTCTAGCTTGCGCGCTTCAATTTTGGAGAGGTCTAAGATGTCGTTAATCAAGGTGAGCAGATGAGAGCCACACTGGTGAATGATACTGACCCCATCCTTTTGCTTCGGATTAGCCGCTTTATCGCGCAGTAGAATCTGCGCGTAGCCTAAAATTCCGTTGAGTGGGGTACGGAGTTCGTGGCTCATGTTGGCGAGGAATTCACTCTTCGCTTTGTTGGCGCTATCGGCCAGTTCTTTGGCTTGTTGGAGCTCGATCGTGCGCTCTTCAACTCGGGCTTCCAAGTCCTTATTGGTTTGTTCGAGTTGCGACTGGGTTTGTTGCAGAGCTTGTAGCGTTTGTTCTAGCTGTTGAGTTTTTTGGTTTAACGCTTCTTCTGCCAGCTTCCGAGCGGTGTTATCTCTAGTGAAGCAGCGGGTGTGAATGAACTGACCGTTCTCATCGCGATAGACGCTCGAATCAATCAGGACGTACTTAATCGATCCGTCCTTGCAGACCATTCTGGCTTCGTAGTTATGAAGGGTTTCATTGGCTGTCAAGCGACAGAGAATATCGTTAATCACATCGTCATCCGCATGGAACTGAGCGATATGTTGGCCCACATAGTCTTCGGGAGAGTAGCCTAAAGAGTGCAATTCCGATTTGTTGGCCCACAGAATCGTCCCATCCGGTCCCACCCAATGCAGACAGACTGCCCCATTTTCCACGAAATCAGTCAGCTTGTCATATTGATGGCGGAGTTGCTCTTCGGAGAGTGGTTGCATCGCTATCTCATCCCTCAACTACTAGAAGTTCACTAGAGCGGTTGGCCAATAGCCACTGAAATCCTTCTCTCCATAGGAAAGATTCCGGCCTTTTGCCTAAAAAGCATCAATTTACTCTAAAAGAGTTTCGAAGCTTTTTCAGCTTATTACCAACGACTCCAGATTAAATTAAGGTTCCCAAAAACTCTGATAGGCTAGCAGAGCGGATTTAGACGGATAGATTTGACCTAAATTAGTAACAAACAGTACAAATGTACCGCTCGAATCATTCAGGAAATATCTGGGATCGTAGCTTGCAGGCGCTTCAATAGTATTCAGAGTAGCGGAGCAGGTTGTAAATAATATCCGTATCGATCGCCCCTCTCTTAGGCTAATCAAAACCTGACTCTCACATTACATCCACCTCATAAGGATGGCCTTGTCTACCAAAGAGCTGGTTAATGGAGCGATCGCCCTCTCTTAGGCTGCCGTTCATCAGATCCTAGAAGTTTGTCCTAGGAACTAAACTCAGGTGATCGCCCCTCTGAGTGTCTAGCCCTGCTGCCGCCTTCGCTTGCTTCAGGGCGCTGCAACCTTGAGAGTTTGTCCGATCGGGCAATGACGCTGGTTGTCCACTAGGACCAGATCGGACCAATTCTCTAGATGGGCTGAGGGCATGAGAGAGCGTGCTCAAACCACTGCGATCGCCCCTTGAACTTCCTCAAAAACCTCAAGAAACTCACCAATCTAGAAACTCTAATAAAAAGTTGAGGCAGGACTAGCGGCAATGTGCATCGCCCTTTCCCACGATCCCACGTTGGCACAAAACATCACCCATTGACACCCAATGTCACGCCCTGACACAGCTTGTCACGCTGAAAGAGGAACCAAGAGCCACAATCCATCACATCGGGCACCCTTTGGCACCTTCTGTCACCTCCTGACACAATTTGTGGATATTGTGCCGCTGCCGCACCTCGCTCGGCGATCGCTCCCCCACACGCGACCGCAACAATCTGTTTTTGCGCCATACCTAACGCCTCTCGTCGCGTGACGGTCGCGTGACTGCAGCATCCCTGTCGCGTGGCTGTCGCGTGAGCACGACACTGAGTAGATCTACCTCATATCCATTGCGGCAACTTTCGTCGCAGCTCAACTTTGACGCACTTCTGACGCGCTCTTGACGCACTTCTAGTGCTTAGGAGCCATTAATTCGGCTCCATCGACTTCTACGATTGATTTTTGACGCACTTCTGACGCACTCCTGACGCAGTTTGTGTGAATTAAAAAACCCCCAGCAGCGAGGTTGGGAGTGTTGCGGGTAGTACGAAAGTACAAATGGAATCCTTCACAAGTTTATTCTAGGACTGCTGGCTGCTTAGTTCAGCCCTGTCGCGATCGCGACTCCTGCACATCAATCCAATCTTTTGGGTCCCAATCCACTCGCCGTCTCTGTTTTTTTGCCGCTGACCCACAAACGACCAGAATTTGTGACCGCTCCACTAACATCTCTTCCCCTTGGAAGAGACATATGAGTGGCAAAGTACTATAGCGTCTGCTGACCGACAAAGCCACTGGCACCGTAGAGGACAACATCATAGGGCCGTTCAGAAGAATTGTGAAAATCAGTTTCTTCTGTTCGATCGCTCCACCCAGGCGATCGAACAGCTTTCCGGGAGCGGTGGGGTGAACTGAAACCGTGAAAATCACCGCTCCAGTTCACCCGCGACAGATTGCCAATCTGGAACTAATTTTAACGGCTTCAGACAGGGGTCAACGCTTGCGATCCATTTTCACTCGCTGATTCGGGTCTTGCTTGTGAACCCAGGCAAGGAATTTTTGTAGCGGTGGGTCTTGCTTCAGCTTCTCCAGCGTATTCAGGTGGAGTGCCAGATGGGAGTTGTCGTAGAGCGTATGGATTTGACGGTGACAAGCGGAGCAGATTTGAATGGTGGGGCTGGGGTCGAGACCCTGGCGTTTCGTCTTTTGACGAGGAATCAGGTGGTGTGCGGTAAGGGCAGACATCTCTCGCTGGCAAAGTTCGCAGGGCTGAGGCATCGCTTAGAAATCAGTGCAGGGTGGGGAACGGTGACCCATCAATTTGATCCTAGCGATCGCCCTCCCGCTCCGACATTAAAACTCCGTTCGGGTCACCCGCATTAGGTAAATTTCTACAAGGATTGCAGGTTAAGAGCAAATCTGGGTGGTAAGGCGAGCTCATTCAACTTGATGGCGATCGCGTGCACTGTGCTGATTTATTGGGGAACGTGCGATCGCTCCCGAGAAACCTGAACTATAATCACACCGAGCCCTCTAGAGATTTCTAGTAATTTCTATGAACAAAGGTGAACTCGTAGATGCCGTGGCAGAAAAAGCCAACGTGACCAAGAAGCAAGCTGAAGCCGCGCTCACGGCTGTGTTTGACGTGATTCAAGCCACTGTGGCGGCGGGTGACAAAGTCACGTTAGTTGGATTCGGGAGCTTTGAAGCCAGAGAGCGCCAAGCTCGCGAAGGTCGCAATCCCAAAACGGGAGAAGCGATGACTATCCCAGCCACAAAGGTTCCCGCCTTCTCGGCGGGAAAACTCTTTAAGGACAAAGTGGCCAGTTAAGCCACCGCCTTTCAACCGCCGCTGCCTCCCCAAGTGGGAGGTTTTTTCTAGGGCGCGATCGCACCTTCCACGCCTCTGGCAATCTCTGGGACATCCCCTCAAGCTTTTGCCTGAGAGCCTTTCATCTGTATTGCATCGCTGCAATATCCCATCCGCTAGCGCCTAGGTCACAAGAACTAAAGCACGATTTTTGAGCGTTGCACAATAGAGAGATGAATTGAGATTGTATTCGCTGCAATGCCCAGAATGACAGTCCACTCACATCCGTAAAAATGGTCAGAAAAGAGGCAAACAGAATTCCATCTGTGTCCCTGTATCGCAATGGCATGGGCTTTAGAGGCATCGAGCGCGTCAAGGGGCGCACCCCACCACAGTCATTGCATTGGGTCAAGCCAGTGGCTCAGCAGCTCCCCGGTGCCTATGACCCTGACACCCGATGGAAGCGCTGCATCATTGGCTAAGGGAAGAACGGACACAGTCAGCGTTGTTCCAAGAAATTAGAAAAGCAGAGTGACAATTCATCCCATTACAGTTGGACATCGGGAGATAGGCATTAATGGAGCCAGAGAAGTTGCAAAAGCTAGAGTCTCAACAGTCGGAAAGGACCGATGACGAGGCTGACACTTGGTGGAGTCAGGGCAATGAATTGTTCAACTCAGGCTGCTATGAAAACGCGCTCAACAGCTATAACAAAGCCATAGAAATCAAACCCGACTTCCACAAAGCTTGGACTAACCGGGCTACTGTGCTGTTTAGATTGGAACGCTGGGAAGAAGCACTCGCGAGCTACGACAAAGCGATCGCCCTCCAACCTGAGGATCATTTGGCTTGGGTCAACCGAGGCAAGGCGCTGTTGAAGTTGGAACGCTGGGAAGAAGCGCTCGCAAGCTACAACAAAGTTCTGGAGATCAAACCCGACTGCGACCAAGCTTGGTACGACTTAGGTCAAACACTGAAACAGCTGGGACGTCTGGAAGAAGCGCTCGCAAGCTACAACAAAGTTCTGGAGATCGAACCCAATGACCCCTTAGCTTGGCACAATCGGGGCTTGGTGTTGGATGACTTAAATCGTTGGGAAGAAGCGCTCACAAGCTACGACACAGCCTTGGAACTCGCACCCAACGACCCAGTCACCTGGTTCAATCGAGGTAATACCCTACTTCGATTAAAACGCTGCGAGGAGGCGCTGGCGAGCTACGACACAGCCTTGGCGTTGAAACCAGACTACTTTAAGGCTTGGTGCAATCGGGGGTCGGCACTATCTTCTTTGAAACGAGGTGAAGCAGCGCTTTTCAGCTTTAACAAAGCGCTAGAACTCGCACCCAACGACCCCTCAGCCTGGACTAGCCGGGGGATGGTATTGAATCACTTAGGTCGTTATCCAGAGGCGATCGCTTCCTATGATAAAGCCATAGCCATCCAAGCTGACTTCTACGACGCTTGGACTAACCGAGGCTTGGCGCTGAATAATTTAGGCCGCTATGAGGAAGCCTTGGCTAGCTACGAGGAAGCCCGGGTTCGCTGTGACCCAGCGATGGCGGACAGCCGCAAGGCCTGCCAAGTTTGGTGTGGCCAAGCTTTGGCGCTGTGTAATTTAGCTCACTACGATGAGGCTCTGGCTATCACTGACCAAGCGCTAGCATGTAACCCCAATGACTATGATGGTTGGCGGCTACGTGGGCATACCCTCTATTCCTTAAAGCGCTATGAGGAAGCGCTCGCTAGTTTAGACAAATCTTTGGAACTCAATCCAAACAACGAGTCAACTTGGTGTCGGCGAGGCAGTGCACTGCGTTGCGTTAATCGCGATGAAGAGGCGATCGCCAGCTTCGACAAAGCCTTAGCGCTCAATCCAGACTATGTGGAGGCTTGGTTCAATCGGGGCAATGTGTTTTTCTTTAGCGATCGCAATGAAGAAGCAGCACCGAACTACGAGCGAGCTTTAGCGATCAAACCTGACTATACTGACGCCCAAATCAATTTATCAATTGTTTTAGAGCGCTTAAACCGCTCTGAGCAAGTGCTGGAGTGGTGGGAAAAAGTTTTGGAGTCCGAACCTAATCATGAGGGTGCTTGGATACGCTTGGTTAGTAGCCTGCGGGGCTTAGACGGCAGCGAAGCCGCAAGCCTGATTCGCGACAAAATCCTCAAAATCCCTGCCACTTTACCCCAACACTGGAACAACCTGATTGAACGTTTGTTGCAGTTACGCTGCGATGAAGAAGCAGTGCTTAGCTTCGACAAACTTTTAGAACTACAACGCGATGATCCTTCCACCTGGAGTCGGCGGGGCGATACTTTATTTAACTTAGGTCGCTATGAAGAGGCAATGGCGAGCTACGGCAAAGCGTTGGAAATCGTGGGTCGCGATTTGAATGCTTGGAACTCAAAAAAGTGGCATCAACCCTTCACCCACATTCATGTCGAAGCGAGTGCCTTGCCGGAAATTGTAGAGGTCATGGCAAACGCAGCCAGGCAAATCCAAGGGGTTGAGGTACGAGAGGCACTATGTTCTCTGGTACTCCAGCAAGCGTTTTTCTCATCTCGAGAAGTTTCCTTAGCGCGTGAAGTTGCCGTCGCTGCTGAATATGCACCGAGCGACCCTCATCAACGATTACTGTTTTATGCTTTAACGGAGCAGGTGACAACGTTCGAGAAAGACGAAACTGCAAACACGCTTGAGTCAAAGGCTAGTCAGTTTGGCAACGAACCACCGACACTCGATGAATTACTACTGAATAGCATTCCTCTATCTTTTTATGGGGTGGGAGCCCAAACCTTAAAAGATCAGCAGAAAAGAGATCGGCTCTTGGCATCACTCGTTTCCAAGTCATTAGAGTTAGGACAATATGAGCAAGCTTTACAAATAGCTTTGGCCATACAAGCTCACTATCTCAGTGGAAGCAAAATGGCTGAAGTTGCAAGCTTGTACATCGAGCGAGGACAGTATATTCAAGCCCTTTTAATTGCCAAAAATATCCAGGAAGAATATTCTCAAGTCGAGGTACTAGCTGCGGTTGCGATTAAGTATGCCCAAGAGGGTGAGTTCACAAACGCTCTTCAAATCACCAACCTGCTCCGGTTTGATTCAGACTATAAAGAATCTGATGCGTTATCCATTATTTCGACCGAATTAGCTGTACAAGGGCAGTATGAGCAAGCGCTCGAAGTCGCCAAAAGAATAGAAAATGACTCGCGTCGAAATTATGCTTTAGCATCAATTGCCCGGCAGTATGCCAAAACTGGAAATTATCCTCAAGCTCTTGAGTTCGTCGAAAATCTAGAAAATGAATTTTATAAGTCTAAAGCTTTATCAGAGATTGCTCAGCAGTATCTTGAAGCAGGAGAGTATGAGCGAGCTTTAGAAGTGACCCAAAAGATGGGCGATGAATCTTATCATAGAGACGGCATAAGGCTTGTGATTGGCATTCATTATGCGGAAGTCGAACGCTACGATTTAGCGCTGGAAATTGTCACAAATGTAAGATCTGGCAAGGACAAGGTGTTAGCAGCAATTGCTGACAAGTATATAGAAGCTGGGGAATACGACAAAGCCATTCAATTGGCAAAGGATTATACAGATGTCTCCAACAAATCTTGGCTAGAATCTCTGACTCGCTATTATATTAAATCAGAGCAGTATGAAAAAGCCCTGGAAGCTGCCACCACTTTAAGGGATAGAGACCAGGCGTTGGATTTAATAATTTACCAGTATCTAAAGACTAAGCAATACGACGAAGCGAGTAAGCTCATCGAACAAAAAAACAATGAGTATTATAAGGCCGATAATCTTACTAAACTTGCCATCAAGTATGAAAAAAATGGACAGATAGATAAAGCAACTGAATTGTTAACCAAAGCTATTCAGGCTGCCAAGACTTTCCCCCCTGTGTATGAGAGACACGGCTGTATAG belongs to Trichocoleus sp. FACHB-46 and includes:
- a CDS encoding GNAT family N-acetyltransferase — protein: MIQPTTPDDASAIIALAVAAGMFPANETEALGKVLADYFGGNLDKGHVWVSDEEAGELCGAAYYAPDLMADRTWYLYMIAVRPDCQGRGHGTMLMQHVENALRMSGQRLLLVETSGLPNYERTRTFYEKCGYEKEARIRDFYTAGDDKIVFRKVLNAD
- a CDS encoding HU family DNA-binding protein — translated: MNKGELVDAVAEKANVTKKQAEAALTAVFDVIQATVAAGDKVTLVGFGSFEARERQAREGRNPKTGEAMTIPATKVPAFSAGKLFKDKVAS
- a CDS encoding IS1 family transposase, with translation MKCRLCGHLRTHKHSKAPNASQRYFCPQCKQTFNKRFDTLYYHRQVSAEQIRQVLQAHSKGSSLRGIGRTTGLAYNTVVSIVRAASHYAQLVHNAQVRSLRNAAIALISIEFFVINVFAVNLAVSL
- a CDS encoding sensor histidine kinase — its product is MSTHQTSLILIVDDNPNNTKVLFELLKESGYRVLVAKSGESALERLKSVCPDLVLLDVMMPGIDGFETCRRLKAAPTTQEIPVIFMTALADTVDKVKGLTLGAVDYITKPFQQEEVLARVNIHLKLYHLNRDLEKRVAQRTAALSNALTQLQQSQMLLVQSEKMSALGQLVAGIAHEINNPINFVHGNVTHLDRYIQDVLSLLQVYQQHYPHPVSAVQAEAESIDLDFLLSDLPKTLSSMKLGTGRILEIVQGLRNFSRLDEAELKVVDIHAGIESTLLILQHRLKAKPEHGGIQLIKEYGVLPEIECYPGQLNQVFMNLIANAIDALEESMLSCWLPRGNSQALDRATIWIRTEMLDQHHVCIRIADNGVGIKEEFKTKLFEPFFTTKPIGKGTGLGLPISYQIVVEKHGGQLECISELGQGTEFVITMPIRVALTL
- a CDS encoding HNH endonuclease, which encodes MPQPCELCQREMSALTAHHLIPRQKTKRQGLDPSPTIQICSACHRQIHTLYDNSHLALHLNTLEKLKQDPPLQKFLAWVHKQDPNQRVKMDRKR
- a CDS encoding PAS domain-containing hybrid sensor histidine kinase/response regulator, which encodes MQPLSEEQLRHQYDKLTDFVENGAVCLHWVGPDGTILWANKSELHSLGYSPEDYVGQHIAQFHADDDVINDILCRLTANETLHNYEARMVCKDGSIKYVLIDSSVYRDENGQFIHTRCFTRDNTARKLAEEALNQKTQQLEQTLQALQQTQSQLEQTNKDLEARVEERTIELQQAKELADSANKAKSEFLANMSHELRTPLNGILGYAQILLRDKAANPKQKDGVSIIHQCGSHLLTLINDILDLSKIEARKLEFFSKNFHVDSFLTSIVEMCRIKAEQKEIRFTYEVLNRLPKAVYADDKRLRQVLINLLGNAIKFTDQGGVTFKVGVVAESPQSDRQPSANTRHSSSVKIRFQVEDTGVGMTSEQVEKIFMPFEQVGDQERMAEGTGLGLAISLQIVQMMGSEIKVESMPGQGSKFWFDVELTESDEWVESNNGNPASLVVGYEGEKRKVLIVDDRWENRSVIVNLLEPLGFELMEAVNGQEGYDKALERQPDLVLTDLVMPVLGGLEMTQKLRSLPEFQTTAIIASSASVFNFDRQQSQQAGCNDFLPKPVQSDELLEQFRQHLGLTWIYEINHQQAQPSATNSAVCELIAPPVAELEALYAAARIGDIDSVEQEAQRLAQLNVQYQPFAQQLLQFAQAMDDEAILKFVKQQVEPVT
- a CDS encoding tetratricopeptide repeat protein, which produces MEPEKLQKLESQQSERTDDEADTWWSQGNELFNSGCYENALNSYNKAIEIKPDFHKAWTNRATVLFRLERWEEALASYDKAIALQPEDHLAWVNRGKALLKLERWEEALASYNKVLEIKPDCDQAWYDLGQTLKQLGRLEEALASYNKVLEIEPNDPLAWHNRGLVLDDLNRWEEALTSYDTALELAPNDPVTWFNRGNTLLRLKRCEEALASYDTALALKPDYFKAWCNRGSALSSLKRGEAALFSFNKALELAPNDPSAWTSRGMVLNHLGRYPEAIASYDKAIAIQADFYDAWTNRGLALNNLGRYEEALASYEEARVRCDPAMADSRKACQVWCGQALALCNLAHYDEALAITDQALACNPNDYDGWRLRGHTLYSLKRYEEALASLDKSLELNPNNESTWCRRGSALRCVNRDEEAIASFDKALALNPDYVEAWFNRGNVFFFSDRNEEAAPNYERALAIKPDYTDAQINLSIVLERLNRSEQVLEWWEKVLESEPNHEGAWIRLVSSLRGLDGSEAASLIRDKILKIPATLPQHWNNLIERLLQLRCDEEAVLSFDKLLELQRDDPSTWSRRGDTLFNLGRYEEAMASYGKALEIVGRDLNAWNSKKWHQPFTHIHVEASALPEIVEVMANAARQIQGVEVREALCSLVLQQAFFSSREVSLAREVAVAAEYAPSDPHQRLLFYALTEQVTTFEKDETANTLESKASQFGNEPPTLDELLLNSIPLSFYGVGAQTLKDQQKRDRLLASLVSKSLELGQYEQALQIALAIQAHYLSGSKMAEVASLYIERGQYIQALLIAKNIQEEYSQVEVLAAVAIKYAQEGEFTNALQITNLLRFDSDYKESDALSIISTELAVQGQYEQALEVAKRIENDSRRNYALASIARQYAKTGNYPQALEFVENLENEFYKSKALSEIAQQYLEAGEYERALEVTQKMGDESYHRDGIRLVIGIHYAEVERYDLALEIVTNVRSGKDKVLAAIADKYIEAGEYDKAIQLAKDYTDVSNKSWLESLTRYYIKSEQYEKALEAATTLRDRDQALDLIIYQYLKTKQYDEASKLIEQKNNEYYKADNLTKLAIKYEKNGQIDKATELLTKAIQAAKTFPPVYERHGCIVSSSCSSVLADLVKHLACSGLHERALQIAKTIEEREFKVSAFGQIARQYVKIGQPEQAFALVSWVEDTAEKEGVLHDIAHGFLSVKQNDKALQIAELMGDTRQKSYLLGSIAHHWIKAKQYEKAIQIASLQFDAEQKTYVWRTLVESLIKDEQINRALEVIETLEPGQEKAPLLAIIVKHYTNAQQDDSALEITNLMPDGEETAKVLVAIARQYVAAGQSEKAFQITQRIKEDHLPVEEETNWDYKTKTHEIAFQPLGFLLALRTWQRRFNVEVEEAPIGIEMKNFDIEIG
- a CDS encoding VOC family protein; translated protein: MSEVQLNLVVIRSSNVEQAAVFYQRLGLSFIKHQHGNGLEHFASELGSITFEIYPCTPGTVPTKATRLGFQVSSVDDVVCKLKQHGASIVSPPADSAWGRRAVVADPDGHRVELTSR